From the genome of Chelmon rostratus isolate fCheRos1 chromosome 1, fCheRos1.pri, whole genome shotgun sequence, one region includes:
- the katnb1 gene encoding katanin p80 WD40 repeat-containing subunit B1, producing MAAANTTKISWRLQEFEAHSSTVSCLALGKNSGRLLATGGEDCRVNLWAVSKANCIMSLTGHKNPVECVQFNASEDQIVTGSQSGSIRVWDMEAAKILRTLMGHKANITSLGFHPFGDFLASSSMDTNIKLWDVRRKGYVFRYTGHTQAVRSVAFSPDGKWLASASDDGTVKLWDLIQGKTITEFTSHTAAVNIVQFHPNEYLLASGSSDRTVKLWDLEKFTMVGSMEGNTTPVRCLCFSPDGGCLYSGAADSLRVFGWEPDRCFDVVPVAWGKVSDLAICNQQLIGVSHQLSSVSSYVVDLKRVKKSGGSKIQGIVKDNQPLTEPKDPKGAALRKNYERPTTTCSSQRVRERSDADRRSPEGERRSPSEDEAEEKVSSAEIHNAEDYKEIFQPRNAISRTPPRMSEPFPAPPEDETILAIGRQLKDMVSHFPEKQQTPPLASSTPVQRVEPTVVSCVKRPAPSAVGSASSNPPSSGPPPPQPPVTMAKSKPQPKIILSTRNEPIGLNVADFLPSSPNNRAGALSDEEALSQIKKGHDTMCVMLSSRHKNLETVRAVWAREDIKSALDTAVSMNDLSIVVDILNIINLQPSLWKLDLCTTILPQIDKLLQSKYESYMQTGCTSLKLIMKHFWMLISDTLKAAPSVGVDITREERHQKCRMCCKQLKNLSNMVKNKATQVGRHGSAFKELQLLMAPLDDSL from the exons ATGGCTGCCGCCAACACCACCAAGATCTCATGGCGACTGC AGGAGTTCGAGGCTCACTCCAGCACCGTTTCCTGTTTGGCTCTGGGGAAGAACTCCGGCCGCCTGCTGGCCACAGGAGGGGAGGACTGCAGGGTCAACCTCTGGGCTGTCAGCAAGGCCAACTGCATCATG AGTTTGACGGGTCACAAGAACCCAGTGGAGTGTGTCCAGTTCAACGCGTCAGAGGATCAGATCGTCACTGGTTCACAGTCTGGATCCATACGAGTCTGGGACATGGAGGCTGCCAAga TTTTAAGGACTCTGATGGGACACAAAGCCAACATCACCAGTCTGGGCTTCCATCCGTTTGGAGACTTCCTCGCCTCGAGCTCCATGGACACAAACATCAAG ctgtgggACGTGCGGAGGAAAGGATACGTGTTCAGGTACACG ggTCACACTCAGGCAGTCAGGAGCGTAGCCTTCAGTCCAGACGGGAAGTGGTTGGCTTCAGCCAGCGACGACGGAACCGTTAAG CTGTGGGACCTGATTCAGGGGAAGACGATCACAGAGTTCACGTCTCACACTGCAGCCGTCAACATCGTCCAGTTTCACCCCAACGAGTACCTGCTGGCCTCGGGCAGCTCCGACAG GACCGTCAAGCTGTGGGATCTGGAGAAGTTCACGATGGTCGGCTCGATGGAGGGGAACACCACTCCGGTCAG GTGTTTATGTTTCAGCCCGGATGGCGGCTGTCTGTACAGCGGGGCCGCGGACTCTCTGCGGGTCTTTGGCTGGGAGCCCGATCGCTGCTTCGACGTGGTGCCGGTGGCCTGGGGAAAAGTCTCCGACCTGGCGATCTGcaaccagcagctg ATCGGCGTGTCTCACCAGCTCTCCAGCGTGTCGTCCTACGTGGTGGATCTGAAGAGGGTGAAGAAGAGCGGCGGCTCTAAGATCCAGGGAATCGTCAAGGACAACCAGCCGCTCACAGAGCCAAAGGATCCGAAAGGAGCCGCGCTGCGCAAAAACTACGAGAGGCCCACGACCACCTGCAGCTCGCAGAG ggtgaGGGAGAGGTCGGACGCTGATAGGCGGAGCCCCGAAGGCGAGAGGCGGAGCCCCAGTGAGGACGAGGCCGAAGAGAAAGTGTCGTCGGCCGAAATCCACAACGCAGAAGATTATAAGGAGATCTTCCAGCCCAGGAACGCCATCT ctcGCACGCCTCCCAGGATGTCAGAGCCTTTCCCTGCTCCTCCAGAGGACG AGACCATATTAGCGATTGGCCGTCAGCTGAAGGACATGGTCTCTCATTTTCCTGAAAAGCAGCAG actCCTCCGCTGGCCTCCTCCACACCTGTCCAGAGGGTGGAGCCTACAGTGGTCTCCTGTGTGAAGCGCCCGGCCCCCTCAGCTGTCGGCTCGGCGTCCtccaaccccccctcctccgGACCGCCTCCCCCGCAGCCTCCCGTCACCATGGCGAAGTCTAAACCTCAACCTAAAATCATCCTCAGCACCAGGAACGAGCCGATCGGACTGAACGTGGCCGACTTCCTTCCT TCTTCACCCAACAACCGAGCCGGCGCTCTGAGCGACGAGGAGGCTCTGTCTCAGATCAAGAAGGGTCACGACACCATGTGCGTGATGCTGAGCAGCCGACACAAGAACCTGGAGACGGTCCGGGCCGTGTGGGCCCGCGAGGACATCAAG AGCGCTCTGGACACTGCTGTGTCTATGAATGACCTGTCTATTGTGGTGGACATCCTGAACATCATCAACCTCCAACC GTCGCTGTGGAAGCTCGATCTGTGCACCACCATTCTTCCTCAGATcgacaaactgctgcagagtAAATACGAGAG CTACATGCAGACCGGCTGCACGTCTCTGAAGCTCATCATGAAACACTTCTGGATGCTGATCTCAGACACTTTGAAGGCGGCGCCGTCCGTCGGAGTGGACATCACGCGAGAGGAGCG acaCCAGAAGTGCAGAATGTGCTGCAAACAGCTGAAGAACCTGAGCAACATGGTGAAGAACAAGGCGACGCAGGTCGGTCGCCACGGCAGCGccttcaaagagctgcagctgctcatgGCGCCGCTCGACGACTCTCTCTGA
- the nob1 gene encoding RNA-binding protein NOB1 isoform X1 — translation MAPTLVEHVVADAGAFLKKAPLQDIGRNIYTLRDVVDEIRDRPTRRSLAFLPYQLNFKEPRPEHIRLVTEFSKKTGDYPSLSATDIKVLALTYQLELEHVGSQHLKKEPEVKVKIQSTQRHPETPVNVAGFHFPSKKPVETLNVPQTQTETESSHVADTDEFNSFHFWREPPLSIDDGLLELLDSMEVLNSKNKQKQTDAQTDAQTDAQTDAQTDAQTSADSDEFNSFHFWRAPPPSIDDSLLELLKVDDVSASRSDTSLPTDEPDDQSDDEDKENEPEEEEEEDDDGGGWITPSNIKQVKMESADWTAPADVRVGCLTTDFAMQNVLIQIGLHVLSVNGMLIKQARNYILRCHACFKTTSNMNKVFCPHCGNKTLKKLAVTVSEDGSMQMHFSKNPKVLNSRGLKYSLPLPQGGKHSHNPELVEDQRYPQQRLSRKARQKTDVFNPDYVAGASPFCENDIYSRAANLQIRDGQCGGGRRRANPNAPGKKFVKKK, via the exons ATGGCGCCTACCCTGGTGGAGCATGTTGTCGCAGACGCAGGAGCGTTTTTAAAGAAAGCCCCTCTCCAG GACATCGGCAGGAACATCTACACTCTGAGAGATGTGGTGGACGAGATCAGAGACAGACCCACCAGGAGGAGCCTGGCCTTCCTGCCGTACCAGCTGAACTTTAAGGAACCACGTCCGGAACACATCAGACTGG TGACAGAGTTCTCCAAGAAGACGGGAGACTACCCGAGTCTGTCGGCCACCGACATCAAAGTCCTGGCTCTGACCTaccagctggagctggagcacGTCGGCTCCCAGCACCTGAAGAAAGAGCCCGAGGTCAAG GTTAAGATTCAGAGCACACAGCGACACCCAGAGACTCCCGTTAATGTCGCAGGCTTCCACTTCCCCTCCAAG AAGCCCGTGGAGACTCTGAACGTCCCACAGACTCAAACGGAGACGGAGTCGTCACACGTCGCCGACACTGACGAGTTCAACAGCTTCCACTTCTGGAGGGAGCCGCCGCTGTCCATCGACGACGGCCTGCTGGAGTTACTG GACTCGATGGAGGTTTTAAACtcaaagaacaaacagaaacagacggACGCACAGACGGACGCACAGACGGACGCACAGACGGACGCACAGACGGACGCACAGACGTCAGCTGACAGCGACGAGTTTAACAGCTTCCACTTCTGGAGGGCGCCGCCGCCGTCCATCGACGACAGCCTGCTGGAGTTACTG AAAGTGGACGACGTCTCAGCGAGCAGGTCGGACACATCGCTGCCGACCGACGAGCCGGACGACCAATCAGACGACGAGGACAAAGAGAACGAgcctgaagaggaagaggaggaggatgatgatggaggtGGTTGGATCACTCCCAGCAACATCAAACAGGTGAAGATGGAGTCTGCTGATTGGACGGCTCCTGCTGATGTCAGAGTTGGATGTCTGACCACCGACTTCGCCATGCAG AACGTTCTCATTCAGATCGGACTTCATGTTCTCTCCGTGAACGGGATGCTGATCAAACAGGCGAGGAACTACATCCTGAGATGTCACGCCTGCTTCAA gaCGACCAGCAACATGAACAAAGTGTTCTGTCCTCACTGTGGAAACAAGACTCTGAAGAAGCTGGCAGTGACGGTCAGCGAGGACGGCAGCATGCAGATGCACTTCTCCAAAAACCCCAAAGTGCTGAACTCGAGGGGGCTGAAG TACTCGCTGCCTCTGCCTCAGGGAGGGAAACACAGCCACAACCCTGAGCTGGTGGAGGACCAGCGCTACCCGCAACAGAGACTGTCCCGCAAAGCTCGTCAGAAGACCGACGTCTTCAACCCGGACTACGTGGCCGGAGCCTCGCCGTTCTGCGAGAACGACATCTACAGCCGAGCCGCCAACCTCCAAATCAGAGACGGCCAGTGCGGAGGCGGCAGGAGACGAGCAAACCCCAACGCCCCCGGCAAGAAGTTTGTCAAAAAGAAGTGA
- the cog8 gene encoding conserved oligomeric Golgi complex subunit 8 — translation MAAVDVEDESILASIFKDSFPDSWRDNPDFAAYLSELSSFGVEKLSREPERLAEERAQILQQTRELAFSNYQTFIRTADCTEHIYRDFGRVESSVSRLLDKLPSFGERCRGFMKEAEEIGASRRMNSLTLNRHTEILEILEIPQLMDTCVRNGYYEEALELAAYVKRLEKKHSSLPVIQGIVREVRQSTQLMLNQLLQQLRSNSQLPVCLRVIGYLRRMDVFTEAELRVKFLQARGTWLNSILAAISEDDPYFHITKTIEACRVHLFDIITQYRAIFSDEDPLVPPAGGQVVVNEAAIFHGWVVQKVAEFLGTLERDLQRGVGGRLDSLLGQCMYFGLSFSRVGADFRGQLAPMFQQVAAETFVRAVQEAVDKFQEDMNLYTLIALPSVLGGTIPPVAPSIQPGTLQPPMSLLDFQPLACFLNNILTAFNDLRLCCPLGLAQDVTRCLEDALKKVTRQILVFHRAEESAFSGREKELFVQFCCSYADDLLPFLNRCLQVLFPPAQLAVILGVPATQLHRYGSLGCIDLPAVLEPLDFLLPERETLAPQTAPELDVTAELDSLTFETQLKDPLTEPDLTVEAGRPDPAPTPSGLRESESEPTESRSEEQDEETLQDEEFSLE, via the exons ATGGCGGCGGTAGACGTGGAGGATGAGAGTATTTTGGCGTCGATCTTTAAGGACAGCTTTCCAGACAGCTGGAGGGACAACCCGGACTTCGCCGCCTACCTGTCCGAGCTAAGCTCCTTCGGGGTGGAGAAGCTGAGTCGGGAGCCGGAGCGGCTGGCAGAGGAGCGTGCTCAGATCCTGCAGCAGACCCGGGAACTGGCCTTCTCCAACTACCAGACCTTCATCCGCACCGCCGACTGCACCGAGCACATCTACCGGGACTTCGGCCGGGTGGAGAGCAGCGTGTCCCGGCTGCTGGACAAGCTGCCCAGCTTCGGGGAAAGATGCAG GGGCTTCATGAAGGAGGCGGAGGAGATCGGAGCGAGTCGCCGGATGAACAGCCTCACGCTGAACCGTCACACCGAGATCCTGGAGATCCTGGAGATCCCTCAGCTCATGGACACCTGCGTCCGCAACGGCTACTACGAGGAGGCTCTGGAGCTGGCAGCATACGTCAAGAGGCTGGAGAAGAAGCACTCCTCACTCCCCGTCATCCAG GGTATTGTGCGTGAAGTGCGGCAGTCGACTCAGCTGATGCTcaaccagctgctgcaacagCTGCGCAGCAACTCGCAGCTTCCCGTCTGCCTGCGTGTGATTGGCTACCTGCGGAGGATGGACGTGTTCACGGAGGCGGAGCTACGGGTGAAGTTCCTGCAGGCGCGAGGCACCTGGCTGAACTCCATCCTCGCAGCCATCTCTGAAGACGACCCCTACTTCCACATCACCAAAACCATCGAGGCCTGCAGAGTCCACCTGTTCGACATCATCACTCAGTACAGAGCCATCTTCTCTGACGAGGACCCGCTGGTGCCCCCCGCCGGTGGGCAGGTGGTGGTGAACGAGGCCGCCATCTTCCACGGCTGGGTGGTGCAGAAGGTCGCTGAGTTCCTGGGGACTTTAGAGAGGGACCTGCAGCGAGGCGTGGGGGGCCGCCTGGACTCCCTGCTGGGTCAGTGCATGTACTTCGGCCTGTCCTTTAGCAGGGTGGGGGCGGACTTCCGCGGACAACTTGCACCGATGTTCCAGCAGGTGGCGGCGGAGACCTTCGTCAGGGCCGTGCAGGAGGCTGTGGACAAGTTCCAGGAGGACATGAACTTGTACACGCTCATCGCCCTGCCCTCAGTGTTGGGAGGGACCATCCCTCCTGTGGCCCCCAGCATCCAGCCTGGCACCCTGCAGCCCCCCATGTCACTGCTGGACTTCCAGCCGCTGGCCTGCTTCCTCAACAACATCCTGACCGCCTTTAACGACCTCCGGCTCTGCTGCCCCCTCGGCCTGGCTCAGGACGTCACCAGATGTCTCGAAGACGCCCTCAAGAAG gtgACCCGTCAGATTTTGGTGTTTCACCGGGCGGAGGAGTCGGCCTTCAGCGGCAGAGAGAAGGAGCTGTTTGTTCAGTTCTGCTGTTCGTACGCTGATGATCTGCTGCCGTTCCTCAACCGCTGCCTGCAGGTTCTGTTTCCTCCGGCTCAGCTCGCCGTCATTCTGG gtgttCCTGCGACGCAGCTGCACAGGTACGGCAGTTTGGGCTGCATCGACCTCCCCGCGGTCCTCGAGCCGCTGGACTTCCTGCTGCCAGAGCGAGAGACGTTAGCGCCGCAGACAGCGCCGGAGCTCGACGTCACCGCCGAACTCGACAGCCTGACGTTTGAGACGCAGCTCAAAGACCCGCTGACAGAGCCTGACCTCACAGTGGAGGCAGGACGTCCAGATCCAGCACCGACCCCGTCAGGCCTCAGAGAATCTGAGTCTGAACCGACGGAGTCCAGGTCTGAAGAACAGGATGAAGAGACGCTTCAGGATGAAGAGTTTTCTTTGGAGTAG
- the nob1 gene encoding RNA-binding protein NOB1 isoform X2, producing the protein MAPTLVEHVVADAGAFLKKAPLQDIGRNIYTLRDVVDEIRDRPTRRSLAFLPYQLNFKEPRPEHIRLVTEFSKKTGDYPSLSATDIKVLALTYQLELEHVGSQHLKKEPEVKVKIQSTQRHPETPVNVAGFHFPSKPVETLNVPQTQTETESSHVADTDEFNSFHFWREPPLSIDDGLLELLDSMEVLNSKNKQKQTDAQTDAQTDAQTDAQTDAQTSADSDEFNSFHFWRAPPPSIDDSLLELLKVDDVSASRSDTSLPTDEPDDQSDDEDKENEPEEEEEEDDDGGGWITPSNIKQVKMESADWTAPADVRVGCLTTDFAMQNVLIQIGLHVLSVNGMLIKQARNYILRCHACFKTTSNMNKVFCPHCGNKTLKKLAVTVSEDGSMQMHFSKNPKVLNSRGLKYSLPLPQGGKHSHNPELVEDQRYPQQRLSRKARQKTDVFNPDYVAGASPFCENDIYSRAANLQIRDGQCGGGRRRANPNAPGKKFVKKK; encoded by the exons ATGGCGCCTACCCTGGTGGAGCATGTTGTCGCAGACGCAGGAGCGTTTTTAAAGAAAGCCCCTCTCCAG GACATCGGCAGGAACATCTACACTCTGAGAGATGTGGTGGACGAGATCAGAGACAGACCCACCAGGAGGAGCCTGGCCTTCCTGCCGTACCAGCTGAACTTTAAGGAACCACGTCCGGAACACATCAGACTGG TGACAGAGTTCTCCAAGAAGACGGGAGACTACCCGAGTCTGTCGGCCACCGACATCAAAGTCCTGGCTCTGACCTaccagctggagctggagcacGTCGGCTCCCAGCACCTGAAGAAAGAGCCCGAGGTCAAG GTTAAGATTCAGAGCACACAGCGACACCCAGAGACTCCCGTTAATGTCGCAGGCTTCCACTTCCCCTCCAAG CCCGTGGAGACTCTGAACGTCCCACAGACTCAAACGGAGACGGAGTCGTCACACGTCGCCGACACTGACGAGTTCAACAGCTTCCACTTCTGGAGGGAGCCGCCGCTGTCCATCGACGACGGCCTGCTGGAGTTACTG GACTCGATGGAGGTTTTAAACtcaaagaacaaacagaaacagacggACGCACAGACGGACGCACAGACGGACGCACAGACGGACGCACAGACGGACGCACAGACGTCAGCTGACAGCGACGAGTTTAACAGCTTCCACTTCTGGAGGGCGCCGCCGCCGTCCATCGACGACAGCCTGCTGGAGTTACTG AAAGTGGACGACGTCTCAGCGAGCAGGTCGGACACATCGCTGCCGACCGACGAGCCGGACGACCAATCAGACGACGAGGACAAAGAGAACGAgcctgaagaggaagaggaggaggatgatgatggaggtGGTTGGATCACTCCCAGCAACATCAAACAGGTGAAGATGGAGTCTGCTGATTGGACGGCTCCTGCTGATGTCAGAGTTGGATGTCTGACCACCGACTTCGCCATGCAG AACGTTCTCATTCAGATCGGACTTCATGTTCTCTCCGTGAACGGGATGCTGATCAAACAGGCGAGGAACTACATCCTGAGATGTCACGCCTGCTTCAA gaCGACCAGCAACATGAACAAAGTGTTCTGTCCTCACTGTGGAAACAAGACTCTGAAGAAGCTGGCAGTGACGGTCAGCGAGGACGGCAGCATGCAGATGCACTTCTCCAAAAACCCCAAAGTGCTGAACTCGAGGGGGCTGAAG TACTCGCTGCCTCTGCCTCAGGGAGGGAAACACAGCCACAACCCTGAGCTGGTGGAGGACCAGCGCTACCCGCAACAGAGACTGTCCCGCAAAGCTCGTCAGAAGACCGACGTCTTCAACCCGGACTACGTGGCCGGAGCCTCGCCGTTCTGCGAGAACGACATCTACAGCCGAGCCGCCAACCTCCAAATCAGAGACGGCCAGTGCGGAGGCGGCAGGAGACGAGCAAACCCCAACGCCCCCGGCAAGAAGTTTGTCAAAAAGAAGTGA